In one Lachnospiraceae bacterium GAM79 genomic region, the following are encoded:
- the pflB gene encoding formate C-acetyltransferase: MLQNQEWDSFTGRLWKEECNVRDFIQNNYTMYNGDESFLAGPTDATNKLWDKLQALQKAERDNGGVLKEDADVVSSITAYGPGYIDPETKDLEQVVGLQTDEPLKRAFMPYGGIKMAEEALEMYGYKPNENFHKIFTDYHKTHNQAVFDAYTPEMKAARHTHIVTGLPDTYGRGRIVGDYRRVALYGIDQLIAWKEEDKANCGDGNMFDDVIRQREELAEQIRRLQEMKVMAQSYGYDISKPASNAKEAIQWLYFGYLSAIKTQNGAAMSVGRVSTFLDIYIERDIKAGKLTEAEAQELIDHFTMKLRMVKFARIKSYNELFSGDPVWATLEVGGIGVDGRSMVTKNDYRFLHTLENMGPAPEPNLTVLYSSALQDAFKKYAAKISVRTSSIQYENDDVMKPIWGDDYSICCCVSATQTGKEMQFFGARANLAKCLLYAINGGKDEKFLDKKTGKPMQVGPEYAPITSEYLDYDEVLAKYKKMLDWLAGLYVNILNLIQYMHDKYYYESAEMALIDTDVRRTFATGIAGFSHVIDSLSAIKYAKVKVIRNAETGLAEDFEIEGEFPKYGNDDDRADNIGVWLLHEFLTDIKKRHTYRNSEPTTSILTITSNVVYGKYTGNLPDGRRAWTPFAPGANPSYGAETSGLLASLNSVAKIPYEWSLDGISNTQTMNPSALGHDEEERAEKLVSAMDGYFDQGAHHLNVNVFGKDKLLDAMENPDKPEYANFTIRVSGYAVKFISLTREQQLDVINRTFHDSL; this comes from the coding sequence ATGTTACAGAACCAGGAATGGGATTCATTCACAGGTAGACTCTGGAAAGAAGAATGCAATGTCAGAGACTTCATCCAGAACAACTACACAATGTACAACGGAGATGAGAGCTTCCTTGCCGGACCAACAGATGCTACTAACAAGCTCTGGGACAAGCTTCAGGCTCTTCAGAAAGCAGAAAGAGATAACGGCGGTGTATTAAAGGAGGATGCTGATGTTGTATCAAGCATCACAGCATACGGCCCTGGATATATTGATCCTGAGACAAAGGACCTTGAGCAGGTTGTTGGTCTTCAGACAGATGAACCACTTAAGAGAGCATTCATGCCTTATGGTGGTATTAAGATGGCTGAGGAAGCTCTGGAAATGTATGGTTACAAGCCAAACGAGAACTTCCACAAGATCTTCACAGATTATCACAAGACACATAACCAGGCAGTATTTGATGCCTATACACCAGAGATGAAAGCTGCACGTCATACACATATCGTAACAGGTCTTCCTGATACTTATGGACGTGGACGTATCGTAGGTGACTACAGAAGAGTTGCTCTTTACGGTATCGATCAGCTGATCGCTTGGAAAGAGGAAGATAAGGCTAACTGTGGCGATGGTAACATGTTTGATGATGTTATCCGTCAGAGAGAAGAACTTGCAGAACAGATCAGACGTCTGCAGGAGATGAAGGTTATGGCTCAGTCATATGGTTATGATATTTCTAAGCCAGCTTCAAACGCTAAGGAAGCTATCCAGTGGTTATACTTCGGATATCTTTCAGCTATCAAGACACAGAATGGTGCTGCTATGTCAGTTGGACGTGTATCAACATTCCTTGATATTTATATTGAGAGAGATATTAAGGCCGGAAAGCTTACAGAGGCTGAGGCTCAGGAGCTTATCGATCATTTCACAATGAAACTTCGTATGGTTAAGTTCGCAAGAATTAAGTCATACAACGAACTGTTCTCAGGTGACCCTGTATGGGCTACACTTGAAGTTGGTGGTATCGGTGTTGACGGACGTTCAATGGTTACAAAGAACGACTACAGATTCCTTCATACTCTTGAGAACATGGGACCAGCTCCAGAACCAAACCTTACAGTTCTTTATTCTTCAGCTCTTCAGGATGCATTCAAGAAGTATGCTGCTAAGATCTCAGTAAGAACAAGCTCAATCCAGTACGAGAATGATGATGTTATGAAGCCTATCTGGGGTGATGACTATTCAATCTGCTGCTGTGTATCAGCTACACAGACAGGTAAAGAGATGCAGTTCTTCGGAGCTCGTGCAAACCTTGCTAAGTGTCTCCTTTACGCTATCAACGGTGGTAAAGATGAGAAGTTCTTAGATAAGAAGACAGGCAAGCCAATGCAGGTTGGTCCTGAGTACGCTCCGATTACTTCAGAGTATCTTGACTATGATGAAGTTCTTGCTAAGTACAAGAAGATGCTTGACTGGTTAGCAGGACTTTATGTAAATATCCTGAACCTGATTCAGTACATGCATGATAAGTATTACTATGAGTCAGCAGAGATGGCACTTATCGATACAGATGTACGTCGTACATTTGCAACAGGTATTGCCGGATTCTCACACGTAATCGACTCACTGTCAGCTATCAAGTATGCTAAGGTTAAGGTTATTCGTAACGCAGAAACAGGTCTTGCAGAAGACTTTGAGATCGAGGGAGAATTCCCTAAATATGGTAATGATGATGACAGAGCTGATAACATCGGTGTATGGCTTCTTCATGAGTTCCTTACAGACATCAAGAAGAGACACACATATCGTAATTCAGAGCCTACAACATCTATCCTGACAATTACATCAAACGTAGTATATGGTAAGTACACAGGTAACCTTCCAGATGGAAGACGTGCTTGGACACCATTCGCACCAGGTGCTAACCCAAGTTACGGTGCAGAGACATCAGGACTTCTTGCTTCACTGAACTCAGTAGCTAAGATTCCTTATGAGTGGTCATTAGATGGTATCTCAAATACTCAGACAATGAACCCATCAGCACTCGGACATGATGAGGAAGAAAGAGCTGAAAAGCTTGTAAGCGCTATGGACGGATACTTCGATCAGGGTGCTCACCACTTAAATGTAAACGTATTCGGTAAGGATAAGCTCCTTGATGCAATGGAGAATCCGGATAAGCCAGAGTACGCTAACTTCACAATCCGTGTATCAGGATATGCTGTTAAGTTTATCTCACTTACACGTGAGCAGCAGCTCGACGTTATCAACAGAACATTCCATGACTCACTGTAA
- a CDS encoding radical SAM protein: MPEKKQILGYIHSTESFGAVDGPGIRFVVFLQGCKMRCKYCHNPETWNLVTDYSRLYADDVSDDEREALEKKIEENTKLLKDKGVKIEARTPEDLLKQALRYKPYWKGQGGITVSGGEALLQMDFLIEFFKLAKAQGIHTTIDTAGNPFTREEPFFSKFNELMSLTDLFLLDIKQIHDDKHRELTGFSNQNILELAQYLSDQGKHMWIRHVLVPGITTDEDDLKKTKEFIDTLKTVDKVEVLPYHKLGIQEWERLGIPYKLEGIDPPTEEQQKLAKSILEK, from the coding sequence ATGCCGGAAAAGAAACAGATTTTAGGATATATTCATTCAACAGAAAGCTTTGGAGCAGTCGATGGTCCGGGAATTCGATTTGTTGTATTTTTACAGGGATGCAAGATGAGATGCAAATATTGTCATAACCCAGAGACATGGAATCTTGTAACAGATTACAGCAGACTGTATGCTGACGATGTCAGCGATGATGAAAGAGAAGCACTTGAGAAAAAAATTGAAGAGAATACAAAACTGCTCAAAGATAAAGGTGTTAAGATCGAGGCCAGAACTCCGGAAGATCTGTTAAAGCAGGCACTTCGTTATAAGCCATACTGGAAAGGTCAGGGTGGTATCACTGTAAGCGGTGGTGAAGCATTACTTCAGATGGATTTCCTGATCGAATTTTTCAAGCTGGCAAAGGCGCAGGGTATTCATACTACGATCGATACGGCCGGAAATCCATTTACCAGAGAAGAACCATTCTTCTCAAAGTTCAATGAACTGATGAGCCTTACAGATCTTTTTCTACTTGATATCAAACAGATCCATGATGATAAGCATCGTGAATTAACAGGATTCTCAAATCAGAATATTCTGGAGCTTGCACAGTATCTGTCCGATCAGGGCAAGCATATGTGGATCAGACATGTACTTGTTCCGGGAATTACGACAGATGAGGATGATCTGAAGAAGACAAAAGAATTTATAGATACTCTTAAAACAGTGGATAAGGTAGAGGTACTTCCATATCATAAGCTGGGTATTCAGGAGTGGGAGAGACTTGGAATTCCTTATAAATTAGAGGGAATCGATCCTCCAACAGAGGAGCAGCAGAAGCTGGCAAAGAGCATTCTTGAAAAATAG
- a CDS encoding Crp/Fnr family transcriptional regulator, with the protein MNKHDLTSYIDTLSACRLFTGIDEQDLPAMLTCLDGNHIHIKKGNPIFVEGDPARFIGIILTGTAQVIREDYYGHRSVMTNLQPGDLFAEAFSCAGLSTVPISVFAMTDSDILLLDCHHLLTSCSNSCDFHNTLIRNLLHEIARKNLALNQKIRYMSEKTTRDKLMAYLSDQAKQNHSDTFTIPFNRQALADYLGVERSAMSAEISKLKKGGIIDTQKSTFRLL; encoded by the coding sequence ATGAACAAACACGATCTTACATCCTATATTGATACCCTGTCAGCCTGCCGCCTGTTTACCGGCATCGATGAACAGGATCTGCCGGCTATGCTTACATGTCTGGACGGAAACCATATTCATATAAAAAAAGGGAATCCCATATTCGTAGAGGGCGATCCGGCACGCTTTATCGGAATCATTCTTACCGGAACAGCGCAGGTGATCCGTGAAGATTATTATGGGCACCGAAGCGTCATGACCAATCTACAACCCGGTGATCTGTTTGCAGAAGCCTTCTCCTGCGCAGGTCTTTCTACTGTACCGATCAGCGTCTTTGCCATGACTGACAGTGATATTCTGCTTCTGGACTGCCACCACCTTCTGACCTCCTGTTCGAATTCCTGTGATTTTCACAACACCCTGATTCGAAATCTGCTGCACGAAATTGCCCGGAAAAACCTCGCGTTAAATCAAAAAATACGCTATATGTCAGAGAAAACAACCCGTGATAAATTAATGGCATACCTCTCCGACCAGGCAAAACAGAATCATTCGGATACCTTCACTATTCCTTTCAATCGTCAGGCACTCGCAGACTATCTCGGTGTAGAACGCTCCGCCATGTCCGCTGAAATCAGCAAACTAAAAAAAGGCGGAATCATCGACACTCAAAAGTCGACCTTCCGCCTACTCTAA
- a CDS encoding 4Fe-4S binding protein, whose protein sequence is MIRRIIEINEEKCNGCGACASACHEGAIGMVNGKAKLLRDDYCDGLGDCLPTCPTGAITFVEREAADYDEAAVLAAKAEKTVNGAGSPSGEPLPCGCPGTAMKTFNRDRYDKKTRTFEAGSKTVQNGEVSSELVQQLASMMGQQESELRQWPVQIKLVPVTAPWFDGAKLLVAADCTAYAYANFHRDFIKEHITLVGCPKLDMIDYSAKLTEIIRNNNIRSVTVVRMEVPCCGGIEMAVKNALQNSGKFLPWNVVTISTDGKIM, encoded by the coding sequence ATGATTCGCAGGATTATAGAAATTAATGAAGAAAAGTGTAACGGCTGTGGGGCATGTGCATCGGCATGCCATGAGGGCGCGATCGGGATGGTGAATGGAAAGGCAAAGCTGCTTCGTGATGATTATTGTGACGGACTGGGAGACTGTCTTCCTACCTGTCCGACCGGAGCCATTACATTTGTTGAACGTGAAGCAGCGGACTATGATGAGGCAGCGGTATTGGCGGCAAAAGCTGAGAAGACAGTAAATGGAGCAGGCAGTCCGTCAGGAGAACCACTACCATGTGGTTGTCCGGGTACGGCTATGAAGACATTTAACAGAGACCGGTATGACAAAAAGACAAGAACTTTTGAAGCAGGGAGTAAGACTGTGCAAAATGGTGAAGTATCATCTGAGCTTGTACAGCAGTTAGCATCGATGATGGGACAGCAGGAGTCAGAGCTGCGCCAGTGGCCGGTACAGATCAAGCTTGTTCCGGTGACAGCCCCTTGGTTTGATGGAGCAAAGCTGCTTGTTGCGGCGGATTGTACAGCGTATGCATATGCGAATTTCCATCGGGATTTTATTAAGGAACATATCACTTTGGTTGGCTGTCCGAAGCTTGACATGATAGATTATTCTGCAAAGCTGACAGAGATCATCCGGAATAATAATATCCGGAGCGTTACGGTTGTGAGAATGGAGGTCCCGTGTTGTGGTGGTATTGAGATGGCTGTAAAAAATGCTCTTCAGAACAGCGGCAAATTCCTTCCGTGGAATGTGGTTACAATTTCAACAGATGGAAAGATTATGTAA
- a CDS encoding TetR/AcrR family transcriptional regulator — protein sequence MMNDQENTIEKIKQTALDEFFIHGYNKASLRMICSRAGVTTGAMYFYFKNKEALFREIFEPLVVQYEELLVRYMELELAEPEIGTQLDVQMMRFILEHRKEAVVILEKTQGSCYEMYRSKVEELMEQSIYTFYKSRMECEPDEKLVKILAKIRLDGCLEIIKGNYSMEDSLYLVEKIGIYSMGGTDKLIQNLREPHSM from the coding sequence ATGATGAATGATCAGGAAAACACAATAGAGAAAATCAAACAGACAGCATTAGACGAATTCTTCATACATGGCTATAATAAAGCAAGTCTTCGAATGATCTGCAGCCGGGCAGGAGTTACAACCGGTGCAATGTATTTTTATTTTAAGAATAAAGAAGCGTTGTTCCGGGAGATTTTTGAACCACTGGTTGTGCAGTATGAAGAATTGCTTGTCAGATATATGGAGTTAGAGCTTGCAGAGCCGGAGATTGGTACGCAGTTAGATGTTCAGATGATGCGATTTATTCTGGAACACCGAAAAGAAGCGGTGGTCATTCTGGAGAAGACGCAAGGAAGCTGTTATGAAATGTATCGTTCCAAGGTAGAAGAACTGATGGAGCAGTCGATATATACATTTTATAAGAGCCGGATGGAATGTGAGCCGGATGAGAAGCTTGTAAAGATACTGGCCAAGATCCGTTTGGATGGATGTCTGGAGATTATTAAAGGAAATTATAGTATGGAAGATAGTTTGTATCTGGTTGAGAAGATTGGGATCTACTCGATGGGTGGAACAGATAAATTAATACAGAATCTAAGAGAGCCTCACAGCATGTGA
- a CDS encoding class I SAM-dependent methyltransferase, with amino-acid sequence MSEGKAMQTENQNKTKVSVQGVPETMLQTLFARAAESRKENHNIYDEKAIEIVSRLDYDFSKAESDKLMSSGVIARTIVLDRLVNDYLTKHPDAIVVNIACGLDTRCYRMKGKYQRWYNIDLPETMDIRSRFLEENGPVYQIAKSATDPSYTLDIEYHGEPVLVVIEGLTMYLTEQDVRKMFEIIDQTFTQAKVLVEVMAPFVVKHMKEKSIEGSQAKFIWGVKSGKAFQSVAPSFRSEKDISLVEGMKEFVPVYKVLGKIPAVRNFSNKILILNKR; translated from the coding sequence ATGAGTGAAGGAAAAGCAATGCAGACAGAAAATCAGAATAAGACAAAGGTCAGTGTACAGGGTGTACCGGAGACAATGCTGCAGACTTTATTTGCAAGAGCAGCAGAATCCAGAAAAGAAAATCACAATATCTATGATGAGAAAGCAATCGAGATCGTATCCCGGTTAGATTATGATTTCTCAAAGGCGGAATCCGATAAACTGATGAGCAGCGGTGTAATTGCAAGAACGATCGTACTGGATCGTCTGGTAAATGATTATCTGACCAAGCATCCGGATGCCATTGTTGTAAATATTGCCTGTGGACTGGATACCCGGTGTTACCGGATGAAGGGAAAGTATCAACGTTGGTACAATATTGATCTTCCGGAGACCATGGATATTCGAAGTCGTTTCCTTGAGGAGAATGGCCCTGTTTACCAGATCGCTAAGTCTGCAACAGATCCATCGTATACGTTGGATATCGAGTATCATGGAGAACCGGTTTTGGTGGTCATAGAAGGGCTTACGATGTATTTAACGGAGCAGGATGTGCGTAAGATGTTTGAGATTATTGATCAGACATTTACACAGGCAAAGGTTCTGGTTGAGGTAATGGCACCATTTGTTGTGAAGCATATGAAAGAGAAGTCCATAGAGGGAAGCCAGGCGAAATTCATCTGGGGTGTGAAAAGCGGAAAAGCATTTCAGAGTGTGGCACCTTCTTTCCGGAGCGAAAAAGATATCAGTCTGGTAGAAGGAATGAAGGAATTCGTTCCTGTATATAAGGTGCTTGGAAAGATTCCGGCTGTAAGGAATTTTTCAAACAAGATTCTGATACTGAATAAACGATAA
- a CDS encoding diguanylate cyclase, translated as MNETVVINAYIVISIIIAATDILLAVKSFKKNKTTGRFLGFACMGAAIVDISYLISIMSDSYMCMAAMSSIYFISIDFMLVSLLIFTVYFTKGKFSGYGKWMVAFCFLYCIYELIVFAVNPFMEIAIEYKPRDTLIAKYSYQMKPLYELHLIFSYVMVLLVVGLLIRKICKIPHEYRWQYLSVIIGILIIVGSNAIFLFLPGESVVNLLDYSIGGYSVVSFIIYWSCFDYSTHGMLNKLKTSIFENIGQGIVLFDDDEHLILHNERADFFLGEELLTGCKDLQSFLDVYGLSFDPESDDDSFSLQCYVKLETEEKTLRCDVKKLENKNGHKIGQMFVFTDIALETDMLTGFQKWENFKQLALEKNDHFTFPVGIAVCDINSLSVINSTLGKKAGDQKIRLLSENMRTCFPERAYYVRGTEAHLIALCSRSSEDEMAVCAGKLKEKFDGSIQYAVSVVEDETHSIVESIRNTTKAMRTKKLVDSKSIHSDMLASLIRALEECDSDTEHHVRRTQIMGAELGKRIELSDIQQSRLSLLCLLHDIGKIGVPMEILNKPGKLTDEEWKIMRSHVEKGYDIANSNVELKQIAEEIRHHHERWDGKGYPDGLSRESIPVLSRVIAVVDAFDAMVSDRPYRNGMPVSDALEELKKCAGTQFDPFIVSEFIQMISENYSDTVKGVHKFRQEKEKPQHKQVAKPEDNSTLQEAFCVHTVQCSRYLLDGSWNILSVDDNFEKLTGYSGEDVEKNSMNQMDLIPEADRTEYLCRTNANLAKSTYVLQEHRLHRKDGKDIYVFCYGRVFYDSAVKQDRAEIIISDVSSTYSMKILTDAEQNKAEVRLRNWENTYRTDSLTGLLNHAAFRNDMEMKLLSGDFNAMMIMIDVDKFKQYNDTYGHHNGDKYLILVAQTLLASLRNEDFASRMGGDEFAVMMFFNKSVPEKAIKEHAQQIFDKVNLTVKSAEGGTGISMGAVIAKSEVTFNRLYEEADNALYEAKESGRGRLVVKEHGEK; from the coding sequence ATGAATGAGACAGTTGTGATCAATGCATATATAGTCATATCAATTATTATTGCTGCTACAGATATATTATTAGCGGTAAAATCTTTTAAAAAGAATAAAACAACAGGTAGATTTCTGGGGTTTGCCTGTATGGGTGCGGCTATTGTAGATATTAGTTATCTGATCAGTATCATGAGTGATTCCTATATGTGCATGGCGGCTATGTCGAGTATATATTTTATAAGTATAGATTTTATGCTTGTCTCTCTTTTAATTTTCACGGTTTATTTCACAAAAGGAAAGTTTTCCGGATATGGGAAATGGATGGTAGCATTCTGCTTTTTATATTGTATATATGAATTGATCGTGTTTGCAGTTAATCCATTTATGGAAATTGCAATTGAATATAAACCACGGGATACGCTGATTGCAAAGTATAGCTATCAGATGAAGCCCTTGTATGAGCTCCATCTGATATTTTCGTATGTAATGGTGTTATTGGTGGTAGGTTTATTGATTCGGAAGATTTGCAAGATTCCGCATGAATATCGTTGGCAGTATTTAAGTGTTATCATAGGAATTCTTATTATTGTAGGGTCAAATGCGATCTTTTTATTTTTACCGGGCGAATCTGTAGTGAATTTACTGGACTATTCGATCGGAGGATACAGTGTAGTATCATTTATTATTTATTGGAGCTGCTTTGATTATTCCACACATGGGATGTTGAATAAATTGAAGACAAGTATATTTGAAAATATAGGGCAGGGCATCGTTTTGTTTGATGATGACGAGCACCTGATTCTGCATAATGAAAGAGCTGATTTTTTCCTGGGAGAAGAACTGTTGACCGGATGTAAAGATCTTCAGAGTTTTCTGGATGTATATGGATTGTCGTTTGATCCGGAATCAGATGACGACAGCTTTTCCCTGCAATGCTATGTTAAGTTGGAAACGGAAGAAAAAACATTGCGGTGTGATGTAAAGAAGCTTGAAAATAAAAACGGCCATAAGATTGGTCAGATGTTTGTATTTACAGATATCGCACTTGAGACGGATATGCTTACAGGATTTCAGAAATGGGAAAATTTCAAACAGCTTGCATTGGAAAAAAATGATCATTTTACGTTCCCGGTAGGAATTGCTGTATGCGATATTAATAGTTTGTCTGTTATCAACAGCACACTTGGGAAAAAAGCAGGGGATCAGAAGATCCGGTTGTTGTCGGAAAATATGAGAACCTGTTTTCCTGAAAGGGCATATTATGTCAGAGGAACCGAGGCACATCTTATAGCATTGTGTAGCCGAAGCAGTGAAGATGAGATGGCAGTATGTGCCGGAAAACTTAAGGAGAAGTTCGACGGAAGTATTCAGTACGCAGTCAGTGTAGTAGAAGATGAGACACACAGTATAGTTGAAAGCATTCGAAATACAACTAAAGCTATGCGTACAAAGAAATTAGTAGACAGCAAATCCATTCATTCGGATATGCTGGCATCTCTGATACGGGCACTTGAGGAATGTGACAGTGATACGGAGCATCACGTTCGCCGTACACAGATTATGGGTGCAGAGCTTGGTAAACGTATAGAGTTATCCGATATACAGCAAAGCCGCTTGTCCCTTCTCTGTCTGCTTCATGATATCGGAAAGATCGGTGTTCCAATGGAGATATTGAACAAACCGGGAAAACTTACCGATGAAGAATGGAAGATCATGCGTTCACATGTTGAAAAGGGCTATGATATTGCAAACAGTAATGTAGAATTGAAGCAGATCGCAGAGGAAATCAGACATCATCATGAAAGATGGGATGGAAAGGGCTATCCTGACGGACTGAGCAGGGAGAGTATACCTGTACTGTCACGTGTAATTGCTGTTGTTGATGCATTTGATGCGATGGTAAGTGACCGTCCATATAGAAATGGAATGCCTGTATCCGATGCACTTGAAGAATTAAAAAAATGCGCCGGAACACAATTTGATCCGTTTATTGTTTCCGAGTTTATTCAAATGATATCAGAGAATTATTCTGATACCGTAAAGGGAGTTCATAAGTTCAGGCAGGAGAAGGAAAAACCTCAACACAAACAAGTGGCAAAACCGGAGGATAACAGTACACTTCAGGAAGCATTCTGTGTACATACAGTGCAATGCAGTAGATATTTGCTGGATGGTTCATGGAATATTTTGTCTGTGGATGATAATTTCGAGAAGCTGACAGGTTATTCCGGTGAGGATGTAGAAAAAAATTCCATGAATCAGATGGATCTGATCCCTGAAGCTGATCGGACAGAATATTTGTGCCGGACAAATGCCAATCTGGCTAAGAGTACATATGTATTGCAGGAACACAGACTCCATCGAAAGGATGGAAAGGATATTTATGTCTTTTGTTATGGACGTGTCTTTTACGATTCGGCAGTTAAACAGGATCGTGCAGAGATTATTATTTCAGATGTATCGAGTACTTATTCCATGAAAATCCTGACAGATGCAGAGCAGAATAAGGCGGAAGTCAGATTGCGGAATTGGGAGAATACATATCGTACAGATTCCCTGACGGGCCTTTTGAATCATGCGGCTTTTCGGAATGATATGGAGATGAAGCTGTTATCAGGTGATTTTAATGCAATGATGATCATGATAGATGTTGATAAATTTAAGCAATATAATGATACCTATGGTCATCATAATGGTGATAAATATCTGATCTTAGTCGCCCAGACATTGCTTGCGTCTTTACGAAATGAAGATTTTGCCAGTCGTATGGGTGGGGACGAATTTGCGGTAATGATGTTCTTCAATAAGAGTGTGCCGGAGAAGGCGATCAAAGAACATGCCCAGCAGATATTTGACAAAGTAAATCTGACAGTAAAATCTGCAGAGGGAGGGACCGGCATCTCTATGGGCGCAGTCATCGCTAAGTCAGAAGTAACCTTTAACCGGTTATATGAGGAAGCAGATAATGCATTATACGAGGCGAAGGAAAGTGGAAGAGGCAGACTGGTCGTGAAGGAGCATGGGGAAAAATAA
- a CDS encoding DUF4186 domain-containing protein: protein MTKEEWYKQLFERLGNSKFRSSFHLKQKDIDYINEKGLDTIRQHAQDFIAKREAPAVIPNDGKQTPMKGHPVFIAQHATATCCRECIRKWHKIQLGRELSQIQQEYLVDVIMTWIQREMERNKD from the coding sequence ATGACAAAAGAGGAATGGTATAAGCAGCTATTTGAGAGACTTGGTAATTCCAAGTTCCGAAGCAGCTTTCATTTAAAGCAGAAGGATATTGATTACATAAATGAAAAAGGACTGGATACTATAAGACAGCATGCGCAGGACTTTATTGCAAAGCGGGAAGCTCCGGCGGTTATTCCAAACGATGGAAAACAGACGCCGATGAAAGGGCATCCGGTATTTATCGCACAGCATGCAACTGCAACCTGCTGCAGGGAGTGCATCCGAAAATGGCATAAGATACAGCTGGGCAGGGAATTGAGCCAGATACAGCAGGAGTATCTTGTGGATGTGATCATGACCTGGATTCAGAGAGAGATGGAGAGAAATAAGGATTAG
- a CDS encoding Fic family protein, with product MRNFNYSAIKYQKWDSEILGLIAAIYKEAGKQEMYLRQRPEELDKLVEIAKIQSTEASNAIEGIVTTSTRMRQLVEEKTTPKNRDEQEIAGYRDVLNVIHDSFDAIPITKNYILQLHKMLYSHMNNPLAGQTKNVQNYISATYPDGHVEVLFTPLAPFETQEALDRICEEYNRVIGNMELEPLIAIPVFIHDFLCIHPFNDGNGRMSRLLTTLLLYRSGFYVGKYVSLEAKIAKNKDLYYEALAAAQPGWHDGTEDVVPFIKYLLGTILAAYKDFEDRMALVEIKLPALEMVRRASHNKIGRFNKQDIRELCPTLSDSSIEGALRKLVASGELRKEGKGKNTCYFGVR from the coding sequence ATGCGAAACTTCAATTATTCTGCAATTAAATATCAGAAATGGGATTCAGAGATTTTAGGGTTAATTGCTGCTATTTATAAAGAAGCTGGAAAACAGGAGATGTATTTGAGGCAGCGTCCAGAAGAACTTGATAAACTTGTAGAGATTGCAAAAATACAAAGCACCGAGGCATCTAATGCTATTGAAGGCATTGTTACGACGAGTACCAGAATGCGTCAGCTTGTTGAAGAAAAGACAACACCTAAGAACCGGGATGAGCAGGAAATTGCGGGGTATCGTGATGTTCTGAATGTTATTCATGATAGCTTTGATGCGATTCCTATTACAAAAAATTATATTTTGCAACTGCACAAGATGTTATATAGTCATATGAACAATCCGCTTGCAGGGCAAACAAAGAATGTACAGAATTATATTAGTGCTACTTATCCAGATGGACATGTCGAAGTGCTGTTTACACCACTTGCTCCATTTGAAACACAGGAGGCACTCGACAGAATCTGTGAGGAATACAATCGTGTCATAGGAAATATGGAATTGGAGCCACTTATTGCTATCCCTGTTTTTATACATGACTTTCTATGTATTCATCCTTTCAATGATGGAAATGGAAGAATGAGCCGTCTGCTCACTACATTACTGCTATATCGGAGTGGATTCTATGTTGGAAAGTATGTCTCATTGGAAGCAAAGATTGCCAAGAATAAAGACCTGTACTATGAGGCTCTTGCTGCGGCTCAGCCGGGCTGGCATGATGGAACAGAAGATGTAGTGCCATTTATTAAATATTTACTTGGTACCATTCTTGCTGCCTATAAAGACTTTGAAGACAGAATGGCGTTGGTTGAAATAAAACTACCTGCACTTGAAATGGTACGGAGAGCAAGTCATAATAAAATTGGACGTTTCAATAAGCAGGATATACGGGAGCTATGCCCTACACTCAGTGACAGCTCTATTGAAGGTGCATTGCGAAAATTGGTTGCATCAGGAGAATTGAGGAAAGAAGGAAAAGGAAAAAATACCTGCTATTTTGGGGTGAGGTAG